A stretch of DNA from Rhizoctonia solani chromosome 9, complete sequence:
cggccctagtagttcagaagtttACCCCCTTATTGtgcttaccacacctccagggctaggccccccttgtcagtagtatagttCAGAAGTCCGCCTTACAGCGGTactagtatagccttagatagtcagattacataagccagtgtagtagtacagccacaagcgcctgcccactagcgtgtacccaactttacagttggcatacaacaAACGCCCAGGGATGTGGAACACAAATGGGCCTATGCCGCCAAGCTATCTGCACCCAACAACCACCCAACCATTGCAGAAGCGCTTGCTGGACTGGACGCAGAGGAATGGCAAAAAGCCATGGCAAAGGAGGTTAGTacattcaagaaaatggatACATACAATCTCACTGATCTACCACCTGGCCACAAGGCAATTGGAAATGCATGGGTATTCACACTCAAGTGTAATGCCAATGGCACACCAGCCTGCTACAAGGGACAACTAGTAGCCCAAGGTTTTAGCCAACAACCTGGTATCAACTTCAACAAGATGTTTGCACCTGTAGTACGTCTTGACTTGATACAATTACTGTTATCCATTGCTAACCAAAATGATTGGGATATTCAACAGCTCAATGTTAATTCTGTGTACCTACATGCAAAAGTAAACAAAGAATTATACATGTGACAGATCCCATATTTTGAAGACGGTACAAATCAAGTATTAAAACTAAAATGTTCAATTTACAGTCTGAAACAAGCAGGCTGCATGTGGAACAAACTATATGATACCAAGCTCAAAAGCCTTGGATACTTGCCATGCCTTACTGATGCGTGTGTGTACAAACAGATGGTCAACACTGAGGGTGAGCTTTGCATATCCATTATTGCTACGCATGTTGACAATTCTATTGTTATTACTTCACACAATCACACTGAATCTGCCATAGCCAAACTCTTACATGAATTTGACATGCAAGACTTAGGAAATATCCATCATttctgttacaacctccttacctataccattagaattgcctgAGTTtcctattatttttactattttttacagactcaatatctcttgtttttcaatcacatgatcccGGCACTttctatgccaagatgccacgccaagatgccgtgccaagggcgcttaggagaaatccatgcttctgcacagtctgcagcacgcttctcatttcacacatgtacttcttttctcacaagcacagaccatgtagatagtgtgctttcttctatatatacagcaggaaatttgcttggagacaccaagtcgattttaccttgtctcatattcattgaggaggcatcagccagctaagtagccggcccccagaagttctgctAACGTATCACCCCCTTacctcactcaccacacctcccggCCTAAGGCCCTCTTGTATCagcagtagttagttagttgttgccataagcaacttagccagttagtagatagccttagatagttacattacataagctagtgtagtagtacggccataagtGCCCGCCTTTaccagcaagtacccaccttacagtggtgtacaacattgtaaaatcaacttttgtaggcttgatcaacaaacaagaggaACTCCcatactagcacaagggaaaacgggtgattggacttgcctttcagctttaataatcaaacagctgttggtcccacccagtaccaaattgctataaggcggacagtctctaattgtccgcataccacgtgttttgccagAACACAGCagttagcaaccctagacagccaaa
This window harbors:
- a CDS encoding Reverse gyrase, with translation MAKEVSTFKKMDTYNLTDLPPGHKAIGNAWVFTLKCNANGTPACYKGQLVAQGFSQQPGINFNKMFAPVAPIPPTPSQTFPPHALASFTHTPVLLAALAAAPFHPIVMDMTFLL